In Sphaeramia orbicularis chromosome 15, fSphaOr1.1, whole genome shotgun sequence, a single genomic region encodes these proteins:
- the LOC115434124 gene encoding zinc finger protein 664-like isoform X2 → MMSDTQLLRQMVNERLAAAAEEIFGLVEKTIAEYQDEVFRCRSEVIALKRQMEQLSVLKPEVQLLKTDVQECALDLPDQNPTLESSDTPDHEQVEEEQSDLCSSSDPEEPDGYEDYQVPLSDSELTCPTITVSTMSFKDEEKWNEIDNSVSPSCDPIYSDIPITANKTVQTDQMKKSPIEKKPNKACYLCHLRFLSHGELKKHMRTNHKGEKPYKCTYCGKGFKQEHHVGVHVRIHTGEKPFTCDFCGKTFAQNSNRIRHMTQHTDDRAYFCTKCNKSVSSRNHYTWCGRRAKKAFRCRTCGTTFTTDLDLRMHKEVHKSWKRHLEENQHKAV, encoded by the exons ATGATGTCGGACACGCAGCTACTGAGACAGATGGTGAATGAGCGACTGGCGGCGGCTGCAGAGGAAATATTTGGACTGGTTGAAAAAACTATAGCAGAGTATCAGGACGAAGTTTTTCGCTGTAGAAGTGAAGTCATTGCACTGAAAAGGCAGATGGAGCAACTGAGCGTCTTGAAGCCTGAAGTCCAACTGTTGAAAACAG ATGTCCAGGAGTGTGCTTTGGATCTGCCTGATCAGAATCCTACTTTGGAGAGCAGTGACACACCTGACCATGAGCAGGTCGAAGAGGAGCAGTCGGACCTCTGCTCGAGCTCAGATCCAGAGGAGCCTGATGGTTATGAGGATTATCAG GTCCCATTAAGTGACTCAGAGCTAACCTGTCCAACCATCACTGTCTCAACTATGTCATTTAAAGATGAAGAGAAGTGGAATGAGATCGACAACTCAGTTTCCCCCTCCTGTGATCCCATCTACAGTGATATTCCCATCACTGCCAACAAAACAGTTCAGACAGACCAAATGAAAAAGAGTCCAATTGAGAAGAAACCAAACAAGGCATGCTACTTATGCCATCTTCGTTTTCTATCACATGGTGAACTGAAGAAGCACATGAGAACAAATCATAAGGGAGAGAAGCCATATAAATGCACTTATTGTGGCAAAGGGTTTAAACAAGAGCACCATGTGGGTGTTCATGTGAGAATTCACACAGGTGAAAAGCCATTTACTTGTGATTTCTGTGGTAAAACATTTGCTCAGAATTCAAACCGTATTAGACACATGACACAGCACACTGACGACAGAGCTTACTTTTGTACTAAATGTAACAAAAGTGTTTCTAGCCGTAATCATTATACATGGTGCGGACGGAGAGCAAAGAAAGCTTTTCGCTGTAGGACTTGTGGCACAACCTTTACCACAGATTTAGACCTGAGGATGCACAAGGAGGTACACAAGTCATGGAAACGGCATCTTGAAGAAAACCAACATAAAGCTGTCTGA
- the LOC115434124 gene encoding zinc finger protein 397-like isoform X3, whose protein sequence is MMSDTQLLRQMVNERLAAAAEEIFGLVEKTIAEYQDEVFRCRSEVIALKRQMEQLSVLKPEVQLLKTDVQECALDLPDQNPTLESSDTPDHEQVEEEQSDLCSSSDPEEPDGYEDYQVPLSDSELTCPTMSFKDEEKWNEIDNSVSPSCDPIYSDIPFTAKTPVQTDQMKKSPIEKNQNKPCRLCHLCCQSHGELKKHMRKNHKGEKAYKCTYCGKVFDQECHLAVHVRIHTGEKPYSCDFCGKTFAQNSNRIVHLRQHTGERPYFCIKCDKSVSSRNHLRWCGGKRKKAFRCMTCGKTFSTDLDLRVHKEVHKSWKRHLEENQHKAV, encoded by the exons ATGATGTCGGACACGCAGCTACTGAGACAGATGGTGAATGAGCGACTGGCGGCGGCTGCAGAGGAAATATTTGGACTGGTTGAAAAAACTATAGCAGAGTATCAGGACGAAGTTTTTCGCTGTAGAAGTGAAGTCATTGCACTGAAAAGGCAGATGGAGCAACTGAGCGTCTTGAAGCCTGAAGTCCAACTGTTGAAAACAG ATGTCCAGGAGTGTGCTTTGGATCTGCCTGATCAGAATCCTACTTTGGAGAGCAGTGACACACCTGACCATGAGCAGGTCGAAGAGGAGCAGTCGGACCTCTGCTCGAGCTCAGATCCAGAGGAGCCTGATGGTTATGAGGATTATCAGGTCCCATTAAGTGACTCAGAGCTAACCTGTCCAACCATGTCATTTAAAGATGAAGAGAAGTGGAATGAGATCGACAACTCAGTTTCCCCCTCCTGTGATCCCATCTACAGTGATATTCCCTTCACTGCCAAGACGCCAGTTCAGACAGACCAAATGAAAAAGAGTCCAATTGAGAAAAACCAAAACAAGCCATGCCGCTTATGCCATCTTTGTTGTCAATCACATGGTGAACTGAAGAAGCACATGAGAAAAAATCATAAGGGAGAGAAGGCATATAAATGCACTTATTGTGGCAAAGTGTTTGATCAAGAGTGCCACCTGGCTGTTCATGTGAGAATTCACACAGGTGAAAAGCCATATAGTTGTGATTTCTGTGGCAAAACATTTGCTCAGAATTCAAACCGTATTGTCCACCTGAGACAGCACACTGGAGAGAGACCTTACTTTTGTATTAAATGTGACAAAAGTGTTTCTAGCCGTAATCATCTTAGATGGTGCGGAGGGAAACGAAAGAAAGCTTTTCGCTGTATGACTTGTGGCAAAACTTTTAGCACAGATTTAGACCTGAGGGTGCACAAGGAGGTACACAAGTCATGGAAACGGCATCTCGAAGAAAACCAACATAAAGCTGTCTGA
- the LOC115434124 gene encoding zinc finger protein 75A-like isoform X1: MMSDTQLLRQMVNERLAAAAEEIFGLVEKTIAEYQDEVFRCRSEVVTLKRQMEQLSVLKPEVQLLKTDVQECALDLPDQNPTLESSDTPDHEQVKEEQSDLCSKSDPEEPDGYEDYQVPLSDSELTCPTITVSTMSFKDEEKWNEIDNSVSPSCDPIYSDIPITANKTVQTDQMKKSPIEKKPNKACYLCHLRFLSHGELKKHMRTNHKGEKPYKCTYCGKGFKQEHHVGVHVRIHTGEKPFTCDFCGKTFAQNSNRIRHMTQHTDDRAYFCTKCNKSVSSRNHYTWCGRRAKKAFRCRTCGTTFTTDLDLRMHKEVHKSWKRHLEENQHKAV, translated from the exons ATGATGTCGGACACGCAGCTACTGAGACAGATGGTGAATGAGCGACTGGCGGCGGCTGCAGAGGAAATATTTGGACTGGTTGAAAAAACTATAGCAGAGTATCAGGACGAAGTTTTTCGCTGTAGAAGTGAAGTCGTTACACTGAAAAGGCAGATGGAGCAACTGAGCGTCTTGAAGCCCGAAGTCCAACTGTTGAAAACAG ATGTCCAGGAGTGTGCTTTGGATCTGCCTGATCAGAATCCTACTTTGGAGAGCAGTGACACACCCGACCATGAGCAGGTCAAAGAGGAGCAGTCGGACCTCTGCTCGAAGTCAGATCCAGAGGAGCCTGATGGTTATGAGGATTATCAGGTCCCATTAAGTGACTCAGAGCTAACCTGTCCAACCATCACTGTCTCAACTATGTCATTTAAAGATGAAGAGAAGTGGAATGAGATCGACAACTCAGTTTCCCCCTCCTGTGATCCCATCTACAGTGATATTCCCATCACTGCCAACAAAACAGTTCAGACAGACCAAATGAAAAAGAGTCCAATTGAGAAGAAACCAAACAAGGCATGCTACTTATGCCATCTTCGTTTTCTATCACATGGTGAACTGAAGAAGCACATGAGAACAAATCATAAGGGAGAGAAGCCATATAAATGCACTTATTGTGGCAAAGGGTTTAAACAAGAGCACCATGTGGGTGTTCATGTGAGAATTCACACAGGTGAAAAGCCATTTACTTGTGATTTCTGTGGTAAAACATTTGCTCAGAATTCAAACCGTATTAGACACATGACACAGCACACTGACGACAGAGCTTACTTTTGTACTAAATGTAACAAAAGTGTTTCTAGCCGTAATCATTATACATGGTGCGGACGGAGAGCAAAGAAAGCTTTTCGCTGTAGGACTTGTGGCACAACCTTTACCACAGATTTAGACCTGAGGATGCACAAGGAGGTACACAAGTCATGGAAACGGCATCTTGAAGAAAACCAACATAAAGCTGTCTGA
- the LOC115434126 gene encoding zinc finger protein 182-like isoform X2, translated as MMSDTQLLRQMVNERLAAAAEEIFGLVEKTIAEYQDEVFRCRSEVVTLKRQMEQLSVLKPEVQLLKTDVQECALDLPDQNPTLESSDTPDHEQVEEEQSDLCSSSDPEEPDGYEDYQVPLSDSELTCPTITVSTMSFKDEEKWNEIDNSVSPSCDPIYSDIPFTAKKPAQRDKMKKKPVQKDRMKKSLIQKNQNKACRFCHMCFQTNAELTRHMDTNHMGEKAFKCTQCDRGFDQEYQLAVHVRVHTGEKPYSCDFCGKTFTQNSNRIVHMRQHTGERPYFCNICGKSFATSHHLKSCLNKQKMNPFH; from the exons ATGATGTCGGACACGCAGCTACTGAGACAGATGGTGAATGAGCGACTGGCGGCGGCTGCAGAGGAAATATTTGGACTGGTTGAAAAAACTATAGCAGAGTATCAGGACGAAGTTTTTCGCTGTAGAAGTGAAGTCGTTACACTGAAAAGGCAGATGGAGCAACTGAGCGTCTTGAAGCCCGAAGTCCAACTGTTGAAAACAG ATGTCCAGGAGTGTGCTTTGGATCTGCCTGATCAGAATCCTACTTTGGAGAGCAGTGACACACCTGACCATGAGCAGGTCGAAGAGGAGCAGTCGGACCTCTGCTCGAGCTCAGATCCAGAGGAGCCTGATGGTTATGAGGATTATCAGGTCCCATTAAGTGACTCAGAGCTAACCTGTCCAACCAT CACTGTCTCAACCATGTCATTTAAAGATGAAGAGAAGTGGAATGAGATCGACAACTCAGTGTCCCCCTCCTGTGATCCCATCTACAGTGATATTCCCTTTACTGCCAAGAAACCGGCTCAGAGAgacaaaatgaagaagaaaccAGTTCagaaagacagaatgaaaaagAGTCTAATTCAGAAAAACCAAAACAAGGCATGCCGCTTTTGCCATATGTGTTTTCAAACAAATGCTGAACTGACAAGGCACATGGATACAAATCATATGGGAGAGAAGGCCTTTAAATGTACTCAGTGTGACAGAGGGTTTGATCAAGAGTACCAGCTGGCTGTTCATGTGAGAGTTCACACAGGTGAAAAGCCATATAGTTGTGATTTCTGTGGCAAAACATTTACTCAGAATTCAAACCGTATTGTCCACATGAGACAGCACACTGGAGAGAGACCATATTTCTGTAATATTTGTGGTAAAAGTTTTGCCACTAGTCATCATCTTAAATCCtgcttaaacaaacaaaaaatgaacccaTTTCACTGA
- the LOC115434126 gene encoding zinc finger protein 37-like isoform X1 — protein MMSDTQLLRQMVNERLAAAAEEIFGLVEKTIAEYQDEVFRCRSEVVTLKRQMEQLSVLKPEVQLLKTDVQECALDLPDQNPTLESSDTPDHEQVEEEQSDLCSSSDPEEPDGYEDYQVPLSDSELTCPTMSFKDEEKWNEIDNSVSPSCDPIYSDIPFTAKKPVQTDQMKKSPIKKNQNKPCRLCHLCFQSHGELKKHMRKNHKGEKVCKCTYCGKGFDHECTLVVHLRSHTGEKPYSCDFCGKTFGHKSSIIVHMRRHTGERPYYCIKCDKSFIDSQHLRWCGVRRKRGAKKAFRCMTCEKTFNKDLDLRKHEEEVHKSWKWHLRRKQRKAV, from the exons ATGATGTCGGACACGCAGCTACTGAGACAGATGGTGAATGAGCGACTGGCGGCGGCTGCAGAGGAAATATTTGGACTGGTTGAAAAAACTATAGCAGAGTATCAGGACGAAGTTTTTCGCTGTAGAAGTGAAGTCGTTACACTGAAAAGGCAGATGGAGCAACTGAGCGTCTTGAAGCCCGAAGTCCAACTGTTGAAAACAG ATGTCCAGGAGTGTGCTTTGGATCTGCCTGATCAGAATCCTACTTTGGAGAGCAGTGACACACCTGACCATGAGCAGGTCGAAGAGGAGCAGTCGGACCTCTGCTCGAGCTCAGATCCAGAGGAGCCTGATGGTTATGAGGATTATCAGGTCCCATTAAGTGACTCAGAGCTAACCTGTCCAACCATGTCATTTAAAGATGAAGAGAAGTGGAATGAGATCGACAACTCAGTTTCCCCCTCCTGTGATCCCATCTACAGTGATATTCCCTTCACTGCCAAGAAACCAGTTCAGACAGACCAAATGAAAAAGAGCCCAATtaagaaaaaccaaaacaagCCATGCCGCTTATGCCATCTTTGTTTTCAATCACATGGTGAACTGAAGAAGCACATGAGAAAAAATCATAAGGGAGAGAAGGTGTGTAAATGCACTTATTGTGGCAAAGGGTTTGATCACGAGTGCACACTGGTTGTTCATCTGAGAAGTCACACAGGTGAAAAGCCATATAGTTGTGATTTCTGTGGCAAAACATTTGGTCACAAATCATCCATTATTGTCCACATGAGACGTCACACTGGAGAGAGACCTTACTATTGTATTAAATGTGACAAAAGTTTTATTGACAGTCAGCATCTTAGATGGTGTGGAGTGAGACGAAAGAGAGGAGCAAAGAAAGCTTTTCGCTGTATGACTTGTGAGAAAAcctttaacaaagatttagaccTGAGGAAGCATGAGGAGGAGGTACACAAGTCATGGAAATGGCATCTCAGACGAAAACAACGTAAAGCTGTCTGA
- the LOC115434126 gene encoding oocyte zinc finger protein XlCOF8.4-like isoform X3 — translation MMSDTQLLRQMVNERLAAAAEEIFGLVEKTIAEYQDEVFRCRSEVIALKRQMEQLSVLKPEVQLLKTDVQECALDLPDQNPTLESSDTPDHEQVEEEQSDLCSNSDLEEPDGYEDYQVPLSDVDPTCPAITVSTMSFKDEEKWNEIDNSVSPSCDPIYSDIPFTAKKPAQRDKMKKKPVQKDRMKKSLIQKNQNKACRFCHMCFQTNAELTRHMDTNHMGEKAFKCTQCDRGFDQEYQLAVHVRVHTGEKPYSCDFCGKTFTQNSNRIVHMRQHTGERPYFCNICGKSFATSHHLKSCLNKQKMNPFH, via the exons ATGATGTCGGACACGCAGCTACTGAGACAGATGGTGAATGAGCGACTGGCGGCGGCTGCAGAGGAAATATTTGGACTGGTTGAAAAAACTATAGCAGAGTATCAGGACGAAGTTTTTCGCTGTAGAAGTGAAGTCATTGCACTGAAAAGGCAGATGGAGCAACTGAGCGTCTTGAAGCCTGAAGTCCAGCTGTTGAAAACAG ATGTCCAGGAGTGTGCTTTGGATCTGCCTGATCAGAATCCTACTTTGGAGAGCAGTGACACACCTGACCATGAGCAGGTCGAAGAGGAGCAGTCGGACCTCTGCTCGAACTCAGATCTAGAGGAGCCTGATGGTTATGAGGATTATCAGGTCCCATTAAGTGACGTAGACCCAACCTGTCCAGCCATCACTGTCTCAACCATGTCATTTAAAGATGAAGAGAAGTGGAATGAGATCGACAACTCAGTGTCCCCCTCCTGTGATCCCATCTACAGTGATATTCCCTTTACTGCCAAGAAACCGGCTCAGAGAgacaaaatgaagaagaaaccAGTTCagaaagacagaatgaaaaagAGTCTAATTCAGAAAAACCAAAACAAGGCATGCCGCTTTTGCCATATGTGTTTTCAAACAAATGCTGAACTGACAAGGCACATGGATACAAATCATATGGGAGAGAAGGCCTTTAAATGTACTCAGTGTGACAGAGGGTTTGATCAAGAGTACCAGCTGGCTGTTCATGTGAGAGTTCACACAGGTGAAAAGCCATATAGTTGTGATTTCTGTGGCAAAACATTTACTCAGAATTCAAACCGTATTGTCCACATGAGACAGCACACTGGAGAGAGACCATATTTCTGTAATATTTGTGGTAAAAGTTTTGCCACTAGTCATCATCTTAAATCCtgcttaaacaaacaaaaaatgaacccaTTTCACTGA